In the genome of Penaeus vannamei isolate JL-2024 chromosome 26, ASM4276789v1, whole genome shotgun sequence, one region contains:
- the LOC113824830 gene encoding sortilin-related receptor-like, protein MGVAIRCFVFVCCINKANVSGKHNKHLSLLRQVLLRSLQKFVCSSVSPAAFGFLSSVAMKPVILGLLMVLFAAAYLAQDNNEQSQGCTDEEGCVEAAQGAGEPLNRVARQTNQCSQTDDDCKNLNGICIPNGDTCIGDTQKKLCGDEDCTCCKKHVCVQTPNQCLKNNGVCINLMDDCAGKKNDTLCNNDHCTCCQKHVCLNTPKKCSSNNGVCINLMDDCAGKKNDTLCNNDNCTCCQKHVCLNTPKTCSEKNGTCINLMDDCAGTKNDTLCNNGHCTCCIPA, encoded by the exons atgGGCGTGGCCATCCGCTGCTTTGTTTTCGTCTGCTGTATAAATAAGGCCAACGTCTCTGGCAAACACAACAAGCATCTGTCGTTACTTCGCCAAGTGCTCCTGCGATCTCTTCAGAAGTTCGTCTGCTCCTCAGTCTCTCCAGCTGCATTCGGCTTTCTCTCCAGCGTCGCCATGAAGCCCGTAATTCTTGGTCTCTTGATGGTTCTCTTCGCCGCCGCATACCTGGCACAG GACAATAATGAACAAAGCCAAGGCTGCACTGACGAAGAAGGATGTGTCGAGGCTGCACAAG GCGCAGGAGAGCCACTGAACCGCGTTGCGAGACAGACCAACCAGTGTTCACAAACTGACGACGACTGTAAAAACCTCAACGGAATTTGCATTCCTAATGGGGATACCTGTATCGGCGACACGCAGAAAAAATTGTGTGGCGATGAAGATTGCACCTGCTGCAAGAAACACGTGTGCGTCCAAACGCCAAATCAATGTTTGAAGAACAATGGCGTGTGTATCAACCTCATGGACGATTGTGCTGGGAAAAAGAATGACACCCTCTGCAACAATGACCACTGCACCTGTTGCCAGAAACACGTGTGCCTAAATACGCCCAAGAAGTGTTCCAGTAATAATGGCGTGTGCATCAACCTCATGGACGATTGTGCTGGGAAAAAGAATGACACCCTCTGCAACAATGACAACTGCACCTGTTGCCAGAAACACGTGTGCCTAAATACGCCCAAGACGTGTTCTGAGAAGAATGGCACATGTATAAACCTCATGGACGATTGTGCTGGTACAAAGAATGACACCCTCTGCAACAACGGACACTGCACGTGTTGCATTCCAGCCTAA
- the LOC113824837 gene encoding cerebellin-2 has translation MARLMIAALAVLCGFASGQGDRGPQSGRISSAPFPGAPPAPRPIIPGSTPDSLPPEYRCSSAFSVRKATRGSSTVRNGFATRVRFQDVLTAEGGWSPSVNDFLAPCRGLYYFSFHGVAPDRGDFTLALMKNGQYQVTAYGGKGNYQQGSNSALLLLNQGDLVHLELQQGSLYEHPHGEAYTSFSGFIVEAY, from the exons ATGGCACGACTGATGATAGCAGCGCTGGCCGTGCTGTGCGGCTTTGCCAGCGGCCAGGGCGACCGCGGACCCCAAAGTGGCCGCATCTCCAGCGCCCCTTTCCCCGGCGCTCCCCCCGCGCCGCGCCCCATCATCCCGGGCAGCACCCCAGATTCGCTCCCACCAGAGTATAG GTGCTCGTCAGCGTTCTCCGTGCGCAAGGCCACACGAGGCTCGTCGACGGTGCGAAACGGCTTCGCGACCCGCGTCAGGTTCCAG GACGTGTTGACGGCTGAGGGAGGCTGGTCGCCGTCGGTGAACGACTTCCTGGCTCCTTGCAGGGGCCTCTACTACTTCTCCTTCCACGGCGTGGCTCCAGACAGAGGCGACTTTAC GTTGGCCCTGATGAAGAACGGCCAGTACCAGGTGACAGCCTATGGCGGGAAGGGCAACTACCAGCAGGGCTCCAACTCGGCCCTCCTCCTGCTGAACCAGGGCGACCTGGTCCACCTGGAGCTGCAGCAGGGAAGCCTCTACGAGCACCCACACGGCGAGGCCTACACTTCCTTCAGCGGCTTCATCGTCGAAGCCTATTAG